The Syntrophorhabdaceae bacterium genomic sequence CGGCTCACCGTACGGCGTTGTAACCTTTTTCTGGGGACCCTTTCCGCTCATGCCAAGGGCGGTAACTCCCACATTAAATTCACAGGTCTTCACGCAGAGATTGCAAAGGATACATTTGCCTTTATCATTGTCTTTCGCATATCCTGTATCGTTTACCCCATGCTCTTTTGCAATATACCGGACCACTTCAGACTCCGGGCATCTGGCCAGTAGAAGTTCTAAAACGGCCTTTCTCACGAGGAGAATATCCGGAGATTCCGTAAAGACCTCTATCCCATCTTCAACAGGATACAGGCATGATGTGACGATCCTTTTCCTGTTTCCTCTCTGGACTTCCACCATGCACAATCTGCATCTTCCATCAGAACCAAGCGTATCATGGTAGCATAAAGTAGGGATGTCAAATCCTTCACGCCGTGCGACATCAAGGATGGTCTCGCCTTTCTCTGCCTTGACTGTTTTTCCGTTTATTACAAACTCTACCATGGTTATTTCTCCCTATTTGTACTTCACTGCATCGAACTTACATACGTCATAACAGGTGCCGCATTTTGTGCATTTCGATTGATCTATTGTATGTACCTTCTTTTTTTCGCCGCTGATACATGTGACCGGGCATTCAGAGGCGCATCGCATACAACCGGTACACTTCTCAGGATCGATCGTGAATGTTGTAAGGGCCTTGCATACACCGGCGGGGCATCTCTTCTGCTCAATATGAATATTATATTCTTCCCTGAAGTATTTAATAGTTGAAAGAACAGGGTTTGGAGCGCTTTGACCGAGTGCGCAGAGGGAGCCAAGCTGGATTGCCCTTGCAAGTTCCTCAAGGCGTTCCACGTCTCCTTTCGATCCGTTCCCGCTGCATATGTTATCGACGATCTCGAACATACGCCTGACGCCTTCCCTGCAAGGGGTACATTTGCCGCAGGATTCATCGACAAGGAACTTCAGAAAATAACGCGCCA encodes the following:
- a CDS encoding 2Fe-2S iron-sulfur cluster-binding protein, with translation MVEFVINGKTVKAEKGETILDVARREGFDIPTLCYHDTLGSDGRCRLCMVEVQRGNRKRIVTSCLYPVEDGIEVFTESPDILLVRKAVLELLLARCPESEVVRYIAKEHGVNDTGYAKDNDKGKCILCNLCVKTCEFNVGVTALGMSGKGPQKKVTTPYGEPSHDCIGCGACVAICPTGHIYMEDRDGVRMIWNKRFELARCPKCNRYHAPVEQLEFIATKSGTPIEQLLICPDCK